The DNA window ACGGTCAGCGTGGTTCGCGGGCGGCACACAATCAAGTTCGGGGCGGACATTCGCCGCGAGGCGCTGAGCGTGCTCAACCCTCCGAACCCAACAGGCTCTTTTGGGTTCTCGACAACCGGCACCAACAGTTCCGCTGTGACAGGAAGCGGCAACGCACTGGCTTCGCTCCTGCTGGGGCAAGTGAATGCCTTTAGCATTGATATCCAGAAAAATGTGATCGAGCCGCGTGCGCACATTGCAGAGTTCTTTATTGGCGATGACTGGAAGGTCTCTCCCCGCCTCACACTGAACATCGGCACACGTTACACGCTCAACTTTCCTTCGACGGAGCGAAATAATCAAGGGGCCGTGTTCAACCTGAATACGCAGCTTCTCGAGTTTCCTCACACCGCACGCAATCTGGAGTATTGCAACTTCGGTCCGCGTGTCGGGCTCGCGTATCGGATGGGCAACCATTGGACGGTCCGCTCCGGTTACGGCATGGTTTTCTCTGAGCAAAGTGGAATCACGACGCCGTTTACGATTCCCCAGTTTCCCTTTGTGCAAACGCTTGGGCAGCAGTCTCCAGATAACCTCAACGCCGCCTTTGCGCTCTCGAGTGGCCCTACGGTTCAAGTGACTGCTCCCAATCCCAACTCCGGTCTTGGGCAGGGTGTCTTTGGGGTTGATCGGACAAATGGCTCCGGCTATTCGCAGCAGTGGAATTTCACTGTCCAGAGAACGATCGGCAAAAACTGGAATGTCGAAGCTGCCTATCTCGGTTCCAAAAACACGCGGCTTGGCATTCCGGATGCGAACATCAACCAACTCCCCTCGCAGTATCTTTCGATGGGCACCGCGCTTTTGACTCGTGTGACGAATCCCTACTTCGGACAGATTCCGGCCTCGTCCTCACTCGGCGCTGCCACCCTGGCCCAGCAACAACTGCTGCGACCCTATCCGCGCTTCACCAACGTGGCGCTCTTTCGTGACAATGTCGGCAACTCGAGCTATCACGCCGCATCGATCAAGCTGGAAAAGCGGCTTTCTCGAGGACTCACGCTCAATGCCGTCTATACCTACTCGAAACTGATTGACGACGCCTCGAGCGTGTTTTCGCAAACCATCTTCACCGGCCCTGTGCTTGGCAACACGGGGGCGGCGGATGCCTACAATCGCCATCTCGAAAAAGATCTGTCGAGCGGTGATATCCCGCGAGTCTTCGCCATGGGCTGGGTCTATGAAATTCCGAAAGTGTGGAAGATTTCCGGCTGGCAGATTGCAGGGCTGCTGCGGATCCAATCCGGCGACACCGTCGCGGTCACACAGGCGACGAACAATAATTCGAGTCTTGGTTTTGCGGTCCAGCGTCCGAATCGCACCCGCAATCCGAATGAGTTGGACGGACGGAGTGTTGCGCGCTATTTCGACACTTCTGCGTTTGTGAGTGTGCCGCAATTTGTGATCGGCAACTCCTCTCGCAACCCCGTGCGGGGCCCCGGTCTCCAGAACGCCGATCTGATGCTCGGGAAAACTTTCCGCTTTCGGGAACAACTCCAACTGGAACTGCGCGCGGAAGCGTTCAACGTATCGAATACTCCTCCCTTGAATGATCCCAATGGCAGTTTCGGCAGCGCCGCCTTTGGCTCCATCACGAGCGCCGGCAATCCGCGTGTCTTTGAGTTTGTGGCGAAGATCCGCTTTTAATCAGGAGTTAAACTAGAAAGACAGTGTCATGAATACAAGACGTAGCTTTGTTTGCGCTCTGCTGCTGGCCTGCGGCCTTTCTGCCCAGGAGGCCCCACCCACAGTCCAGGTCAGCGGTGCTGTCCCGCAGCCTCTGACACTATCCGCCGAGGACTTGGCGAAGATGCCGCGCGCAGCAGTCAAGACCAATAGCAGTGGAATGGAAACCGCCTACGAAGGGGTTTGGCTTCATGAAGTGTTGAAGAAAGCCGGAGTGCCGCAAGGCGCACAGCTCCGCGGCAAAGCGCTGACCACCTATGTTTTGGCTGAGGCGCAGGATGGCTATCAGGTTGTCTTCTCGATTGGCGAACTGGATCCAGCCTTTATTGACAATGAGATCCTGCTCGCCGACACGGCAAACGGCAAACCACTTTTCGGCGCACAGGGACGTTTTCGTCTGGTGGTGCCGAAAGACAAGCCTGGCGCACGTTCGGTGCGTATGTTGACCAAGCTGGAAGTCGTGCAACTGCGAAAATAGCGGATGTGAAAATGCGCGTCGAGAATCGGCTGAGTCAGATCCGGAAGAGTCGTGGTGTCACTGCCACGGAGCTTTCCCGGCGGGTGGAAGTCAGCCGCCAGACGATCTATGCGATTGAAGCTGGCACCTATGTTCCTAATACAGAACTGGCCTTGAATCTGGCTCGCGAACTTGAGGTGACCGTCGACGAGTTGTTCTCGCTGGCTGGCGCTGCTCCGAAGTCTCCCGAAACTTTTGCCGCCGAAGTCCTCAGTGCCACTTCTGTGAGTAAAGGACAGCCGATGCGTATTTGCCAGGTGGGCACGCGTTGGGTGAGTGTTCCTGTGAGCGCGACGCCTTACTATCTGCCGGAGGCGGATGGGATTGTCAAAGCGCCGGCCAAGTCAGCGGCGAAGGCGGATTTGCTGGTGTTTGAGAAGCAAGAGGCGAGCCAGAAGCGGCTGATTCTGGCAGGTTGCGACCCCGCCACCGGTCTTCTCTCCCGCATGGTGGAGCGCATCAGTGGTGTCGAGATTGTCTCCGCTCCGGCTTCGAGCAAACTGGCGCTGACCTGGCTGACAGAAGGAAAAGTTCACATCGCAGGCTCGCATCTGGAAGATGCGAAAAGCGGTGAGTTTAATCTGCCCTTCTTGCGCAACGAATATCCAAACGAGGACTTCCTCGTGGTGACCTTCGCCCGCTGGGAAGAAGGCTTGGTGGTGGCCTCCGGCAACCCCAAAAACATCAATCGGATTGACGATCTGGCGCGGAAGAATGTGAAGTTCATCAATCGGGAACCCGGCTCCGGCAGCCGTGGCCTGCTGGAGCAGTTGCTGGAAAAAGCAGGCATTCCGCAAGCGAAAGTCCGTGGCTTCGATCGCATCGCTTATGGACATCTGGCGGCAGCCTACTGTGTTCTGTCCTTGGACGCGGATGTCTGTCTGGCCACCCGTTCCG is part of the Bryobacter aggregatus MPL3 genome and encodes:
- a CDS encoding molybdopterin-dependent oxidoreductase gives rise to the protein MNTRRSFVCALLLACGLSAQEAPPTVQVSGAVPQPLTLSAEDLAKMPRAAVKTNSSGMETAYEGVWLHEVLKKAGVPQGAQLRGKALTTYVLAEAQDGYQVVFSIGELDPAFIDNEILLADTANGKPLFGAQGRFRLVVPKDKPGARSVRMLTKLEVVQLRK
- a CDS encoding substrate-binding domain-containing protein, which codes for MRVENRLSQIRKSRGVTATELSRRVEVSRQTIYAIEAGTYVPNTELALNLARELEVTVDELFSLAGAAPKSPETFAAEVLSATSVSKGQPMRICQVGTRWVSVPVSATPYYLPEADGIVKAPAKSAAKADLLVFEKQEASQKRLILAGCDPATGLLSRMVERISGVEIVSAPASSKLALTWLTEGKVHIAGSHLEDAKSGEFNLPFLRNEYPNEDFLVVTFARWEEGLVVASGNPKNINRIDDLARKNVKFINREPGSGSRGLLEQLLEKAGIPQAKVRGFDRIAYGHLAAAYCVLSLDADVCLATRSAAQTFGLDFIPLHSERYDLVMRRRTGELPAVKAFLDVLQRATLRRKLEVLAGYDTTETGALVA
- a CDS encoding TonB-dependent receptor; amino-acid sequence: MLRQFLCCILCAVPGFAQAGRSELFGAIQDPAGLPIAKALVEVEDQATATRSSTRTDERGEYHLLGLAAGQYLLKVEQPGFRRYRQTGIRLRLADRTLLNVTLEVGQPSQSIEITAAAPLLQTASGELSFHMDEGKILTLPLDGRNFIPLVTLAPGVALPNGQFLPRINGSRPRTNEYIYDGISVLQPEPGQVVYYPIIDGMAEFKLNINAYSPEYGRSNGGTVMVIGKSGSNQFHGSAFEFFRNEALNARNLFAQSGPKPQFRRNQYGVTLGGPIEKNKTFFFADWQGTRLRTGITRFSVVPTLTQRQGVFTQAIFDPLSSPRVQFPNNTIPASRIDPIAAQLLQHYPLPNVTGANNFVRTATEPDNQDQADFRIDRYFGEKHRVFARYTFFRDDDNPVTPLPDGSGTLSSGVIGHAVTRGDALVGDYNWVLSPNILNQFRFGYSRRALDQTSLQNGGVTIPGLPANSFSSVLPIFSVAGFQQLGPTTAANSKFSTSVTEFLDTVSVVRGRHTIKFGADIRREALSVLNPPNPTGSFGFSTTGTNSSAVTGSGNALASLLLGQVNAFSIDIQKNVIEPRAHIAEFFIGDDWKVSPRLTLNIGTRYTLNFPSTERNNQGAVFNLNTQLLEFPHTARNLEYCNFGPRVGLAYRMGNHWTVRSGYGMVFSEQSGITTPFTIPQFPFVQTLGQQSPDNLNAAFALSSGPTVQVTAPNPNSGLGQGVFGVDRTNGSGYSQQWNFTVQRTIGKNWNVEAAYLGSKNTRLGIPDANINQLPSQYLSMGTALLTRVTNPYFGQIPASSSLGAATLAQQQLLRPYPRFTNVALFRDNVGNSSYHAASIKLEKRLSRGLTLNAVYTYSKLIDDASSVFSQTIFTGPVLGNTGAADAYNRHLEKDLSSGDIPRVFAMGWVYEIPKVWKISGWQIAGLLRIQSGDTVAVTQATNNNSSLGFAVQRPNRTRNPNELDGRSVARYFDTSAFVSVPQFVIGNSSRNPVRGPGLQNADLMLGKTFRFREQLQLELRAEAFNVSNTPPLNDPNGSFGSAAFGSITSAGNPRVFEFVAKIRF